One Baekduia alba genomic window, CGGCGACGGTGATCCCGGGCTGGCTGTGGACGAGGTCGAGGATCCCGATGCCCGCGCTGGTCAGCGGGGAGTCGGCGAGCTCGGCCTCGCTGAGCAGCGTCGTGAGCGTCGAGAGCTCCCAGAGCAGGTGGGGGAGGCGGTGGGCCCAGTCGTGGTCGGCGGCGGGATCGGTCACAGCGCTGCGCATCGTATCGACTCCGAGGCAAGTTCTTGTGAAAACAAGAACTTGTGATCGCAAGGTCTTGTGTTAGCCTGGCCCGCCATGACCTCCTCCCCTTCCTCCTCCCCCGATGCCCACAAGCGGTGGACGCTCCTCGCCGTCTGCCTGGGCACGTTCATGTTGTTGTTGGACGTGACGATCGTGATCGTCGCGCTCCCGGACATCCGCAACTCGCTCGACGCGAGCTTCTCCGACGTGCAGTGGACCGTCGACGCCTACTCCTTGTCGCTGGCGGCGCTGCTGCTGCCGGCCGGGTCGCTGGCTGATCTGTACGGCCGGCGGCGCCTGTTCGTGATCGGGCTCGCGGTGTTCACCGTCGGCTCGCTGCTGTGCGGGCTGGCGCAGTCCCCGCTGATGCTGACGCTGTGCCGCGCGGCGCAGGGCGTCGGCGGCGCGACCATGTTCGCGACGTCGCTCGCGCTGCTCGCCCAGACCTTCCACGGCCGCGAGCGCGGGGCCGCGTTCGGCGTCTGGGGCGCGGTCGCGGGCATCAGCACCGCGGTCGGGCCGGTGCTCGGCGGGCTGCTCGTCAGCGGGCTCGGCTGGCGCTGGATCTTCCTGGTGAACCTGCCGGTCGGCGCGTTCGCGATCGCGATCACGCTGACGAAGGTGCAGGAGTGGCGGCCGCCGCACGCCCGGCGGGTCGACGCACCGGGCTTCCTGGTGTTCACGGCCGGGCTCGTGAGCCTGGTGTTCGGCCTGATTCGCGCCAGCGACGACGGCTGGGGCGACACGGTCGTCGTCGCCTGCTTCGTCGCGGCCGGCGTGCTGCTGGCGGCCTTCCCGCTCGTCGAGCGCCTGCGGCGCGAGCCGATGTTCGACCTGTCGCTGTTCCGCAAGCCGACGTTCGTCGGCGGCTCGATCGCGGCGTTCGGGATGAACGGGTCCTTGTTCGCGATGTTCCTGTACTTGGTCCTGTACCTCCAGGACGTGCAGGGCTACGACGCGCTGCAGAGCGGCGTGCGGCTGCTGGTGGTGACGGGCGCCACGCTCGTGACGGCGATCCCGGCGGGGCGCCTGTCGGCCCGCGTGCCCGCGCGCTGGCTGATCGGGCCGGGGCTGCTGCTGGTCGGCTCCGGGCTGCTGCTGATGCGCGGGCTCGACGCGTCGTCGTCGTGGACGCACCTGATCCCGGGCTTCATCGTCGCCGGGCTCGGCTCGGGCATGGTCAACCCGCCGCTGGCCTCGACGGCGATCGGCGTCGTGCCGCCGCAGAGCGCCGGGATGGCCTCGGGCATCAACACCACGTTCCGCCAGGTCGGGATCGCCACCGCGATCGCGGCGCTCGGCTCGATCTTCGCGACGAAGATGAGCGGGGCGACGCCGGCGACCGCGGCGGCGACGTACGCCGACGGGCTCAACGAGCTGCTGCTGATCACGGCGCTCGTGGCGCTCGTGTCGGGCGCGTTGTCGTTGGTGTTGATCCGGCAGCGGGACTTCGTGGTGCACGGGGCGCCCGAGGCGGAGGCTGCGTCGGCGCCGGCGGCCGCCGAGCCCGCTACAGCCCTGGCGGGTGGCGGACGGTGAAGCCGCGCAGGTTGCGCGGTGCCGTCTGCCAGCGGGAGCCGAACGCGCCGGCGCGGCCGGACGTGTCGAAGCGCAGGCCGGCGACGTACATGAAGGTGTGGCCGGCGTTGGCGTAGATCGTCACCCACTTGCCCGGGCCGGGCGCGCCCCAGCGCGCGAGCTGGCCCGAGGTGAGCGGGGCGCTGAGCAGGCCGGCGGCGGCGAGCGCGTAGGAGACCGACGCCGAGCAGTCGTAGGCGGTGTCGACGAACGACGCGTGGCCGCCGCCGTAGACGTAGGGGAACCGGGCGATCGCGTTGCCGCCGGCGAAGATCGCGGCGACCGCGGCCGGGACGCCGTCCGGGACCTCGACGTTGCCGCCCTTGGTCAGGCCGGGGCGCCTGGTGCTCTGCCGCTTGGCGTGCTTGAGCGCCTGCTCCATCTCGCGCAGCTCGGCGCGGATCTCGGCGTCGCTGGGCGCGCCGGGGGAGACGGTGGACTTCAGCTTCTCGGCGGCGGGGACCGCGTCGGGGCTCGGCGCCGCGTGGACGCCGTTGACGCCGGCGGGGAGCGGGAAGGCCTCGGCGGCCTCGCTGTCGCCGACCTTGGGCGTGGTGGCCGCCCTGGCGGGCTTCGGCGCGACGATCCGGGCGGTCTGCTGTCCGCTGCCCTCGGGCTGGGAGGCGCTGCCGCAGCCGGTCGCGCCGGCGAGCGCGGCGGCGAGGACGAGCAGCGAGGCGAGCGGGCGGCGGACCATCTCCCCGATGGTCGGCACGGTGCGGCGGGCCTTGACGGCGAAGTCGCCGATGAGGTCGCGGGCGCGCGCCGGTCCAACCGGGCATGACCTCCTCCTCCTCCTCCTCCTCCTCCTCCTCCACCGCCATCGTCACCGGCGGGTCGCGCGGCCTCGGCCGCGGGATCGCCGCCGCGCTCGCCGCCGAAGGGCACCGCACGATCCTCGTCGCCCGCGATCCGCACGACCTCGCCGTCGCCGCCGAGGCGATCGCGGGCGACGTGGTCGCCGAGCGGCTCGACGTGGCCGACGAGGGCGCGGTCGACGCGCTGATCGCGCGCGTCGGGACGATCGACGTCCTCGTCAACGCGGCCGGCGCGCCGCCGGTGCTGAAGACGCCGGACCGGATGTCGTGGCAGGAGTGGCGGCGCCCGATCGACGTCGACGTCCGCGGCGTCTTCAACCTGGCCCGTGCCGCGGCG contains:
- a CDS encoding MFS transporter, whose translation is MTSSPSSSPDAHKRWTLLAVCLGTFMLLLDVTIVIVALPDIRNSLDASFSDVQWTVDAYSLSLAALLLPAGSLADLYGRRRLFVIGLAVFTVGSLLCGLAQSPLMLTLCRAAQGVGGATMFATSLALLAQTFHGRERGAAFGVWGAVAGISTAVGPVLGGLLVSGLGWRWIFLVNLPVGAFAIAITLTKVQEWRPPHARRVDAPGFLVFTAGLVSLVFGLIRASDDGWGDTVVVACFVAAGVLLAAFPLVERLRREPMFDLSLFRKPTFVGGSIAAFGMNGSLFAMFLYLVLYLQDVQGYDALQSGVRLLVVTGATLVTAIPAGRLSARVPARWLIGPGLLLVGSGLLLMRGLDASSSWTHLIPGFIVAGLGSGMVNPPLASTAIGVVPPQSAGMASGINTTFRQVGIATAIAALGSIFATKMSGATPATAAATYADGLNELLLITALVALVSGALSLVLIRQRDFVVHGAPEAEAASAPAAAEPATALAGGGR